Proteins co-encoded in one Papaver somniferum cultivar HN1 chromosome 5, ASM357369v1, whole genome shotgun sequence genomic window:
- the LOC113284263 gene encoding E3 ubiquitin-protein ligase UPL1-like isoform X1, whose protein sequence is MEFLLFLAASRDYEWIVALLKMFGEGCRGVLESIGNVHREVLWQIALLENEEQTGNPCMQNFDPLLRQRSSGWGVASQLFDLTNVYPDLGCASGGPQRSAINGSSNLWPGCGHALHISGSSVANCQTKTMLGSLSYYISHLFLALSKTMLVPISCRGSYAWESSVAYTIADIVLNHLKFVRQNSSCGSGDSIPTKYVFIGKVIDFVNFILLDIQDCCNAYVLKEFCEQKVVEELLSKFEASSKLCLEVSSAPVSPMHKKNMNANNGQKERTHHSLNDLLVGYGKLMNHLVSRDLVVSSFKKHLVGSKTVVDPQAAVMNLQSMVLEAVLPIWQHPEFSNCSYEFITNVVSIMRHMYLAVKFENVSSSISTGEDPDLVDQLLLIFESLLHVQDYLAFPIRDLLVEMSSQNNGQYRDKVLNFIIERLTPCFG, encoded by the coding sequence ATGGAGTTCCTTCTTTTTCTTGCTGCGTCTAGAGATTATGAGTGGATAGTTGCTTTACTCAAGATGTTTGGTGAAGGCTGCAGGGGTGTTTTGGAGAGTATTGGGAATGTCCACCGAGAGGTTTTATGGCAGATTGCTCTCCTTGAAAATGAGGAGCAGACAGGTAATCCTTGTATGCAGAATTTTGATCCATTACTCAGGCAAAGGTCATCCGGATGGGGTGTTGCATCTCAACTTTTTGATCTTACAAACGTCTATCCTGACCTTGGTTGTGCCAGTGGCGGCCCGCAGAGGTCTGCTATAAatggttcttctaatctatggcCTGGATGTGGTCATGCACTCCATATATCTGGCTCTTCTGTAGCTAATTGCCAAACTAAAACCATGTTGGGATCACTTTCGTATTATATCAGCCATCTGTTCTTAGCATTGAGTAAAACAATGTTAGTGCCTATATCTTGTCGAGGTTCTTACGCGTGGGAGTCATCCGTTGCTTATACTATTGCAGATATTGTGCTGAATCATTTGAAATTTGTTCGGCAGAATAGTTCTTGTGGATCTGGGGATTCCATACCAACGAAGTATGTATTCATTGGTAAGGTTATcgattttgttaattttattcTGCTAGACATACAAGACTGTTGCAATGCATATGTACTGAAGGAATTTTGTGAACAGAAAGTTGTTGAAGAGTTGTTGTCCAAATTTGAAGCTTCTAGTAAATTGTGTTTGGAAGTCAGTAGTGCCCCAGTCTCCCCCATGCATAAGAAAAATATGAATGCCAATAACGGTCAAAAGGAAAGAACTCATCATTCTTTGAATGACCTGTTGGTTGGCTACGGTAAGCTTATGAATCACTTAGTCTCCCGAGACTTAGTTGTTTCCTCATTTAAGAAACATTTGGTTGGATCGAAAACTGTTGTAGATCCTCAGGCAGCAGTAATGAATCTCCAGTCCATGGTTCTGGAGGCAGTGCTTCCTATATGGCAGCACCCTGAATTTAGTAACTGCAGTTACGAGTTCATCACAAACGTTGTTTCCATCATGCGGCACATGTATCTTGCAGTGAAATTTGAAAATGTTAGTAGCAGTATATCAACGGGCGAAGATCCTGACTTAGTTGACCAACTGTTATTGATCTTTGAATCACTTTTGCATGTGCAAGACTATCTGGCTTTTCCAATCAGAGACCTATTAGTTGAAATGAGCTCCCAAAACAATGGTCAGTACAGGGATAAAGTTCTGAACTTTATAATTGAGAGGCTAACTCCATGTTTTGGATGA
- the LOC113284263 gene encoding E3 ubiquitin-protein ligase UPL1-like isoform X2, whose amino-acid sequence MQIALSEEPIPNIIKTYAVLALAAQLAAYFSSHDRAHILRGSSIIAAGKSCTDLMDVLQKALNKSSDYTLVDALLQFCIVHVMSSSSLGNDIEMIRKIMHVLVDTVNSTSIPLGCLAAKAVQKLMDCSTADVESFNISGLVEYLAGRLHPVVHEDAVDDDQKRLIKSLLKALGSATYGRGNTLMLLKNAHNDSWPTYLSFIFANKEKFGGDVYFSAVTVMSELIQKDPSCFSKLYELGLPNAFLSSLAGMIPSAKAITCVSRGLGAICLDANGLDEVNTAQALEFFVDIFTSRKYVLAVNEGVFPLVNAIEGLLRGVPSLRDTGAIMIIRIIDKLSALGDDGHGCSGSSKKGGNSNAMALSNSSPDDISNERFAQICIFHVMVLVHKIMGNQEICSLFTKK is encoded by the coding sequence ATGCAGATTGCTCTATCAGAAGAACCTATACCTAATATCATCAAGACCTATGCTGTGCTTGCATTGGCTGCACAGTTGGCTGCATATTTTTCGTCTCATGACCGCGCCCATATATTGAGGGGATCAAGCATTATCGCTGCTGGGAAGAGTTGCACAGATCTTATGGATGTACTTCAAAAGGCTCTTAACAAGTCGTCCGATTATACTTTGGTTGACGCACTTCTACAGTTTTGCATTGTCCATGTTATGTCCTCTTCAAGTTTAGGGAATGACATTGAAATGATCAGAAAAATCATGCATGTACTGGTAGATACTGTTAATTCTACTTCTATACCTCTGGGCTGTCTTGCTGCCAAAGCTGTGCAGAAACTCATGGATTGCAGTACTGCAGATGTTGAATCATTCAATATTTCGGGTCTAGTAGAATACTTGGCTGGTAGGCTGCACCCCGTCGTACATGAAGACGCAGTTGATGATGATCAGAAGCGCCTCATCAAGTCTTTACTCAAGGCCCTTGGATCTGCCACCTATGGCCGTGGAAACACTTTAATGTTATTAAAGAACGCTCATAATGACAGTTGGCCTACGTATTTGTCATTCATATTTGCAAATAAAGAGAAATTTGGAGGAGATGTATATTTCTCAGCAGTGACTGTTATGAGTGAGCTCATCCAGAAGGACCCGAGTTGTTTCTCTAAATTATATGAATTGGGTCTTCCAAATGCCTTTCTGTCTTCGTTAGCTGGGATGATTCCTTCAGCAAAAGCTATAACATGTGTTTCGAGGGGGCTAGGTGCCATCTGTCTTGATGCCAATGGCTTAGACGAAGTGAATACAGCTCAAGCTCTGGAATTCTTTGTTGATATCTTCACTTCCAGGAAGTATGTGTTAGCGGTGAATGAGGGTGTTTTCCCTTTGGTTAATGCGATAGAAGGGCTTTTGCGCGGTGTGCCATCATTGAGAGACACTGGCGCTATCATGATAATTAGAATTATCGATAAACTTAGTGCCCTTGGGGATGACGGCCACGGGTGTTCTGGGTCGTCTAAGAAAGGAGGAAACAGCAATGCAATGGCATTatctaattcttctcctgatgacATCAGCAATGAGCGGTTTGCTCAGATATGCATCTTTCATGTTATGGTACTTGTTCACAAAATAATGGGCAATCAAGAAATTTGCTCTTTGTTTACTAAAAAATAG
- the LOC113284263 gene encoding E3 ubiquitin-protein ligase UPL2-like isoform X3: MASSISSSPSRLQHLSSAEGTSGPSQSDPPPPSIKRFIDTVIETPLDDIGKPLSNFIWKYNKGNFNHWRMLFSHFGDYFKARLSLKEDLILSEELSDSFPKSNIIKVLNVMQRIIENSPNRSSFPEVEHFKLLLASTDPEILIATLSTLYALVKINPSKLHVSGKLIGVESVNSYLLSLAQGWGGKEEGLDIYTCATSHKRITQDKKGSESQFGLGSTLHFELHAQNTTRSRLIDISDLRTEQEDDLLRLEQFVKDNNLPKEHRFSLLTRIRYARSLCCPHTHSLENYGTVSLLAFIVLGSVEWC, translated from the exons ATGGCTTCCTCGATATCGAGCTCTCCATCTAGGTTGCAGCACCTCTCATCTGCTGAAGGAACTAGTGGTCCATCTCAGTCTGACCCT CCCCCTCCTTCAATCAAGAGGTTCATTGACACTGTAATCGAGACACCACTCGATGATATTGGCAAGCCTCTTTCGAACTTCATATGGAAGTACAATAAG GGAAATTTCAACCATTGGAGGATGCTTTTTTCACATTTTGGAGACTACTTCAAGGCACGACTTTCTCTTAAGGAAGATTTGATATTATCAGAGGAGCTTTCGGACTCTTTCCCCAAGAGTAACATCATAAAAGTTTTGAATGTGATGCAAAGAATTATAGAGAACTCCCCAAACAGGAGTTCATTTCCTGAAGTAGAG CATTTCAAGCTCTTACTCGCATCAACAGACCCTGAAATTCTTATTGCTACTTTGAGCACTCTCTATGCTTTAGTGAAGATTAATCCATCAAAACTACATGTCAGTGGCAAGTTGATCGGGGTTGAATCGGTTAATAGTTATCTTCTCAGTCTAGCACAAGGATGGGGAGGTAAAGAAGAGGGATTAGATATATATACATGCGCTACATCACACAAGAGAATAACACAAGATAAGAAAGGTTCTGAATCTCAATTTGGATTAGGTTCAACCCTTCATTTTGAACTCCATGCTCAGAACACTACGAGAAGCAGACTCATAGACATTTCTGATCTGCGTACAGAACAAGAAGATGATCTGTTACGGTTAGAACAGTTTGTCAAAGATAACAATTTACCAAAAGAGCACAGGTTCTCATTGCTGACTAGAATCAGATATGCTCGTTCTTTATGCTGTCCCCACACCCACAGCCTCGAAAATTATGGCACTGTTTCTCTTCTAGCATTTATAGTGCTTGGTTCAGTCGAATGGTGCTGA